One genomic window of Myxococcales bacterium includes the following:
- a CDS encoding 6-carboxytetrahydropterin synthase — protein sequence MADTTGGYELIHTIRFESARRLPRTPPEHPCHNVYGLAFYLDIHIVGALDPATGWVFDFSEIERAMKPTRDRIDHHYLNDIQGLENPTSEVLVTWIWQQLAPELPGLRKLVLRENDVSRVVFRG from the coding sequence ATGGCCGATACCACCGGAGGATACGAGCTCATCCACACGATCCGCTTCGAGTCGGCGCGCCGTCTGCCGCGCACTCCGCCAGAGCACCCCTGCCACAACGTGTACGGGCTGGCCTTCTACCTCGACATCCACATCGTCGGCGCGCTCGATCCGGCCACGGGGTGGGTGTTCGACTTCTCCGAAATCGAGCGCGCGATGAAGCCCACGCGCGATCGCATCGATCATCATTACCTTAATGATATCCAAGGTCTGGAGAACCCCACGAGCGAAGTCCTCGTGACCTGGATCTGGCAACAGCTCGCGCCCGAGCTGCCGGGCCTCCGGAAGCTCGTGCTCCGCGAGAACGACGTGTCCCGAGTCGTCTTCCGAGGTTGA
- a CDS encoding Asp-tRNA(Asn)/Glu-tRNA(Gln) amidotransferase GatCAB subunit C produces MKQAELLHLATLAGLTLEPTEEARIVADLSRVLAYMGELAAVDIGALEPLESPSEGGAPTRDDVARAPDAAFREAALGAAPEIAGGAFVVPAFLD; encoded by the coding sequence ATGAAACAGGCTGAGCTATTGCACCTCGCGACGCTCGCGGGGCTCACACTCGAGCCCACCGAAGAGGCCCGCATCGTCGCCGATCTGAGCCGCGTGCTCGCCTACATGGGTGAGCTCGCGGCAGTGGACATCGGCGCGCTGGAGCCCCTCGAGAGCCCGAGCGAAGGAGGGGCGCCCACGCGCGACGACGTGGCTCGCGCCCCGGACGCCGCGTTCCGCGAGGCGGCGCTCGGCGCCGCGCCCGAGATCGCAGGCGGCGCGTTCGTCGTGCCCGCATTCCTCGACTGA
- the gatA gene encoding Asp-tRNA(Asn)/Glu-tRNA(Gln) amidotransferase subunit GatA produces MLETESITSLAARIARGEVRAEDACLEAFARIHRHDGELGAFLTLTEEAALASAREVDRDREAGRTLPPLAGVPIALKDSLCTQGVPTTCGSRILEGWAPPYDATVVERLRAAGAILVGKTNMDELGMGSSTEYSAFRVCRNPWDLGRTPGGSSGGSAAAVAARMALGALGSDTGGSVRQPAAFTGTVGLKPTYGRVSRYGLVAFASSLDQVGTFATDVRGAGALLTAIAGRDARDSTASAREVPRFEDACGRDVRGLRVGVLDEALHAGLDPRAAEAFDRAIRELERFGCEIVRTSAPSLAHAVATYYVLATAEASSNLARFDGVRFGLREREGVRHLHELIGKSRDHGFGAEVKRRILLGTFVLSADAFDSHYRKAQRVRRLLRDELTRELARVDAILSPTAPTPALPLGDHAGDPLAMYLSDLLTLPASLAGLPALSVPCGATPEGLPLGLQIMTRAFDEETALALGHAYEQVAPLRGSRPPAAGPL; encoded by the coding sequence ATGCTCGAGACCGAGTCGATCACCAGCTTGGCCGCGCGAATCGCCCGCGGTGAGGTCCGCGCGGAGGACGCGTGTCTCGAGGCGTTCGCCCGCATTCACCGGCACGACGGCGAGCTCGGCGCGTTCCTGACGCTGACCGAGGAGGCCGCGCTCGCGTCGGCCCGCGAGGTCGATCGCGATCGGGAGGCGGGCCGCACGCTCCCGCCTCTCGCCGGCGTGCCCATCGCCCTCAAGGACTCGCTGTGCACGCAGGGGGTGCCTACGACCTGCGGGTCTCGCATCCTCGAGGGCTGGGCGCCGCCGTACGACGCCACGGTCGTCGAGCGTCTCCGCGCCGCGGGGGCGATCCTCGTCGGGAAGACCAACATGGACGAGCTCGGGATGGGCTCGTCGACCGAGTACAGCGCGTTTCGCGTGTGCCGAAACCCATGGGACCTGGGGCGGACACCGGGCGGCTCCTCTGGCGGGAGCGCGGCGGCGGTCGCGGCGCGCATGGCCCTCGGCGCGCTCGGCAGCGACACCGGCGGCTCGGTGCGGCAGCCCGCCGCCTTCACGGGCACCGTCGGCCTCAAGCCCACCTACGGGCGCGTGTCGCGGTACGGGCTCGTCGCGTTCGCCTCGAGCCTCGACCAGGTGGGGACCTTCGCCACCGACGTGCGCGGCGCGGGCGCGCTGCTCACCGCGATCGCCGGCCGAGATGCGCGCGACTCGACCGCGAGCGCGCGGGAGGTGCCGCGCTTCGAGGACGCCTGTGGACGCGACGTACGGGGCCTGCGGGTCGGTGTGCTCGACGAGGCCCTCCACGCGGGGCTCGATCCGCGCGCGGCGGAGGCCTTCGATCGGGCGATCCGTGAGCTCGAGCGGTTCGGCTGCGAGATCGTGCGCACCTCTGCGCCGAGCCTCGCGCACGCGGTGGCGACCTACTACGTGCTGGCGACCGCGGAGGCGTCGAGCAACCTCGCGCGCTTCGACGGGGTGCGGTTCGGCCTCCGCGAGCGCGAAGGGGTTCGCCATCTCCATGAGCTCATAGGCAAATCGAGAGACCACGGGTTCGGGGCGGAGGTGAAGCGGCGCATCCTGCTCGGCACCTTCGTGCTCTCTGCCGACGCCTTCGATAGCCACTACCGCAAGGCACAGCGGGTCCGCCGCCTGCTGCGCGACGAGCTCACCCGCGAGCTCGCGCGGGTCGACGCGATCCTCTCCCCCACCGCGCCCACGCCCGCCCTACCGCTGGGCGACCACGCGGGCGATCCGCTCGCGATGTACCTCTCCGATCTGCTGACGCTGCCGGCGAGCCTCGCCGGCCTGCCCGCGCTCAGCGTCCCCTGCGGCGCGACCCCCGAGGGGCTCCCGCTCGGCCTTCAGATCATGACCCGCGCCTTCGACGAAGAGACCGCGCTCGCCCTTGGGCACGCGTACGAGCAGGTCGCGCCGCTCCGAGGCTCCCGGCCACCGGCGGCGGGCCCGCTATGA
- a CDS encoding N-acetyltransferase, translating to MIDVEEARASHGPALVALFRAAGCGCFCRYWHFTGTKNDWLARLAETPDAGAAELTGALDRGAPDGRGLVALDRERGEAVGWLKLCALAEVPKLRVQGAYRGLDLEAGGAPLAIGCVLVHPSSRRSGVAGALLAGAVARAQAEGVVLLGFPRRSAAPLYDEAAFAGPERAFEAAGFRVAHDSPAYPVYRFNPRE from the coding sequence ATGATCGACGTCGAGGAGGCGCGCGCGTCGCACGGCCCCGCGCTCGTGGCGTTGTTCCGCGCCGCGGGATGCGGTTGCTTCTGCCGTTACTGGCACTTCACAGGCACGAAGAACGACTGGCTCGCTCGGCTGGCCGAGACGCCGGACGCGGGGGCGGCGGAGCTCACTGGAGCGCTCGATCGGGGGGCGCCCGACGGTCGAGGCCTGGTCGCGCTCGACCGCGAGCGAGGCGAGGCGGTCGGCTGGCTCAAGCTCTGCGCACTGGCCGAGGTGCCCAAGCTTCGAGTGCAGGGCGCGTACCGGGGCCTCGATCTGGAGGCCGGCGGCGCGCCGCTCGCGATCGGCTGCGTGCTCGTGCACCCCTCGAGCCGACGCTCGGGCGTCGCGGGGGCGTTGCTGGCCGGAGCGGTCGCGCGCGCACAGGCCGAGGGCGTCGTGCTCCTCGGGTTCCCTCGCCGAAGCGCCGCGCCGCTCTACGACGAGGCTGCGTTCGCGGGGCCCGAGCGCGCGTTCGAGGCCGCCGGTTTCCGCGTGGCGCACGATTCGCCCGCCTACCCGGTCTACCGCTTCAACCCTCGGGAGTAG
- a CDS encoding serine/threonine protein kinase: MVQGSEPTSLGPYVLEQRVAAGGMAEVYVARRRGPHGFEKTVALKRILPELAHDPEFLAMFVDEARVSARLCHPNVVQIFDFGDEGDELYMAMEYVEGTTVAKLIRAAAAQRAAVGVEVALQVVLSVLRALDYVHNARDSLGLPLGLVHRDVSPGNLLISRGGEVKLTDFGIMRATELERRTNAGQVKGKLGYMSPEQVTGGELDARSDLFAAGIVLGELLTLTPLFGGGNEVRVLERIRDGDLTAFERSSATIPEDLRRIVYRALATAPADRFASAAAFAEALEELVRRRRLHLTPASLARVAHVLGLFSPAPGGPAAPLVPSSRRQSTLPPPPPDDPFGAPASRYEIVTSEGPGEVVPFARLVELVVTGRLPPASRVARDGGPPRELVAYRELSRFVSSPALRWRGPEETAAARTPFSRRGLPGLLYRLAAERETGVLVGRTPRVRKKIYFVDGVPELVVSTEPRELLGAHLIAQGSVLRVEVERALEMLPRFGGRLGDALVGTGVLRPVELYRAVFDQVETRILEVFSWTSGELTFEHGVRSHEETVPLAFHVSDLVARGVRAHYTDQECHRYVSAVRGPVRTASPLPGAAGTLEGLRLTFAEEDAVRRATQGATLDALLGRDPSAARALFLGLSSGLLEAEGWFADEPPRR, translated from the coding sequence ATGGTCCAGGGCAGCGAGCCAACGTCCCTGGGGCCCTACGTCCTCGAGCAGCGGGTCGCCGCGGGCGGAATGGCCGAGGTCTACGTGGCGCGCCGCCGCGGCCCCCACGGGTTCGAGAAGACCGTGGCGCTCAAGCGCATCCTCCCCGAGCTCGCCCACGACCCGGAGTTTCTCGCGATGTTCGTCGACGAGGCCCGCGTGTCGGCGCGCCTCTGCCACCCCAACGTCGTCCAGATCTTCGACTTCGGCGACGAGGGCGACGAGCTCTACATGGCGATGGAGTACGTCGAGGGCACGACGGTCGCGAAGCTGATTCGGGCCGCCGCCGCGCAGCGCGCGGCCGTCGGGGTGGAGGTAGCCCTCCAGGTCGTACTCTCGGTGCTGCGCGCGCTCGATTACGTGCATAACGCACGCGATTCGCTAGGCCTCCCGCTCGGGCTGGTGCACCGCGACGTCTCACCCGGGAACCTCCTCATTTCTCGCGGCGGCGAGGTGAAGCTCACCGACTTCGGCATCATGCGAGCGACCGAGCTCGAGCGCCGCACGAACGCAGGGCAGGTGAAGGGCAAGCTCGGCTACATGTCGCCCGAGCAAGTCACCGGTGGCGAGCTCGACGCCCGCAGTGATCTCTTCGCCGCAGGCATCGTCCTCGGCGAGCTCCTCACGTTGACGCCGCTCTTCGGCGGGGGCAACGAAGTGCGTGTGCTCGAGCGCATCCGCGACGGCGATCTCACCGCGTTCGAGCGGTCGAGCGCGACGATCCCCGAGGATCTCCGGCGGATTGTCTACCGCGCGCTCGCGACCGCGCCGGCCGATCGTTTCGCGTCCGCCGCCGCGTTCGCCGAGGCGCTCGAGGAGCTCGTCCGACGACGCCGGCTGCACCTCACGCCTGCTTCGCTCGCCCGCGTGGCGCATGTCCTCGGCTTGTTCTCCCCCGCCCCCGGAGGGCCGGCGGCCCCGCTCGTGCCGTCATCGAGGCGACAGAGCACGCTCCCGCCGCCGCCCCCCGACGATCCCTTCGGCGCGCCGGCGTCACGCTACGAAATCGTGACGAGCGAGGGCCCGGGCGAGGTCGTCCCCTTCGCGCGGCTCGTGGAGCTGGTCGTGACCGGGCGACTGCCGCCGGCGTCGCGCGTCGCCCGCGACGGAGGCCCGCCGCGGGAGCTCGTCGCGTACCGTGAGCTCTCTCGGTTCGTCTCCAGCCCCGCGCTGCGATGGCGCGGGCCGGAGGAGACCGCGGCGGCGCGCACTCCCTTCTCGCGTCGCGGGCTGCCCGGCCTCTTGTATCGGCTCGCCGCCGAGCGCGAGACAGGGGTGCTCGTGGGCCGCACGCCCCGAGTGCGCAAGAAGATCTACTTCGTCGACGGCGTCCCGGAGCTCGTGGTTTCGACCGAGCCGCGCGAGCTGCTCGGCGCGCATCTCATCGCGCAAGGCTCGGTGTTGCGTGTGGAGGTCGAGCGCGCGCTCGAGATGCTTCCCCGCTTCGGCGGCCGCCTCGGCGACGCGCTCGTCGGCACCGGCGTGCTGCGCCCGGTGGAGCTCTACCGCGCCGTGTTCGACCAGGTGGAGACCCGCATCCTGGAGGTCTTCTCCTGGACGAGCGGCGAGCTGACGTTCGAGCACGGCGTCCGATCTCACGAGGAGACCGTGCCCCTCGCGTTCCACGTGTCCGACCTCGTCGCGCGGGGAGTGCGTGCACATTACACGGACCAGGAGTGCCATCGGTACGTGAGCGCCGTGCGTGGTCCCGTGCGCACGGCGAGCCCGCTCCCCGGCGCAGCCGGCACCCTCGAGGGCCTCCGCCTGACCTTCGCGGAGGAGGACGCCGTGCGCCGTGCCACTCAAGGCGCCACCCTCGACGCGCTCCTCGGGCGAGATCCGAGCGCGGCGCGCGCGCTCTTTCTCGGCCTCTCCTCGGGCCTGCTCGAGGCCGAGGGCTGGTTCGCCGACGAGCCACCGCGCCGGTAG